Proteins encoded by one window of Homo sapiens chromosome 1 genomic patch of type FIX, GRCh38.p14 PATCHES HG1343_HG173_HG459_PATCH:
- the NBPF1 gene encoding NBPF family member NBPF1 isoform 10 (isoform 10 is encoded by transcript variant 31), giving the protein MVVSAGPWSSEKAETNILEINEKLRPQLAEKKQQFRNLKEKCFVTQLAGFLANRQKKYKNDEDEDEDVQVEEAEKVLESSAPREVQKAEESKVPEDSLEECAITCSNSHGPCDSNQPHKNINITFEEDKVNSALVVDRESSHDECQDAVNILPVPGPTSSATNVSMVVSAGPLFSEKAEMNILEINEKLHPQLAEKNQQFRNLKEKCFVTQLACFLANQQNKYKYEECKDLIKSMLRKERQFKEEKLAEQLKQAEELRQYKVLVHSQERELTHLREKLREGRDASRSLNQHLQALLTPDKPDKSQGQDLQEQLAEGCRLAQQLFQKLSPENDEDEDEDVQVEEAEKVLESSAPREVQKAEESKVPEDSLEECAITCSNSHSPCDSNQPHKNINITFEEDKVNSTLVVDRESSHDECQDAVNILPVPGPTSSATNVSMVVSAGPLSSEKAEMNILEINEKLHPQLAEKKQQFRNLKEKCFVTQLACFLANQQNKYKYEECKDLIKSMLRNERQFKEEKLAEQLKQAEELRQYKVLVHSQERELTQLREKLREGRDASRSLNQHLQALLTPDEPDKSQGQDLQEQLAEGCRLAQHLVQKLSPENDNDDDEDVQVEVAEKVQESSAPREMPKAEEKEVPEDSLEECAITCSNSHGPYDSNQPHRKTKITFEEDKVDSTLIGSSSHVEWEDAVHIIPENESDDEEEEEKGPVSPRNLQESEEEEVPQESWDEGYSTLSIPPEMLASYQSYSGTFHSLEEQQVCMAVDIGGHRWDQVKKEDQEATGPRLSRELLDEKGPEVLQDSLDRCYSTPSGYLELTDSCQPYRSAFYILEQQRVGWALDMDEIEKYQEVEEDQDPSCPRLSRELLDEKEPEVLQDSLDRCYSTPSGYLELPDLGQPYRSAVYSLEEQYLGLALDVDRIKKDQEEEEDQGPPCPRLSRELLEAVEPEVLQDSLDRCYSTPSSCLEQPDSCLPYGSSFYALEEKHVGFSLDVGEIEKKGKGKKRRGRRSTKKRRRRGRKEGEEDQNPPCPRLSGVLMEVEEPEVLQDSLDRCYSTPSMFFELPDSFQHYRSVFYSFEEQHISFALDVDNRFLTLMGTSLHLVFQMGVIFPQ; this is encoded by the exons ATGGTGGTATCAGCTGGCCCTTGGTCCAGCGAGAAGGCAGAGACGAACATTTTAGAAATCAACGAGAAATTGCGCCCCCAGCTGGCAGAGAAGAAACAGCAGTTCAGAAACCTCAAAGAGAAATGTTTTGTAACTCAACTGGCCGGCTTCCTGGCCAACCGACAGAAGAAATACA AAAATGACgaagatgaggatgaagatgtTCAAGTTGAGGAGGCTGAGAAAGTACTGGAATCATCTGCCCCCAG GGAGGTGCAGAAGGCTGAAGAAAGCAAAGTCCCTGAGGACTCACTGGAGGAATGTGCCATCACTTGTTCAAATAGCCACGGCCCTTGTGACTCCAACCAGCCTCACAAGAACATCAACATCACCTTTGAGGAAGACAAAGTCAACTCAGCTCTGGTTGTAGACAGAGAATCCTCTCATGATGAATGTCAGGATGCTGTAAACATTCTCCCAG tccctggcccCACCTCTTCTGCCACAAACGTCAGCATGGTGGTATCAGCCGGCCCTTTGTTCAGCGAGAAGGCAGAGATGAACATTCTAGAAATCAACGAGAAATTGCATCCCCAGCTGGCAGAGAAGAATCAGCAGTTCAGAAACCTCAAAGAGAAATGTTTTGTAACTCAACTGGCCTGCTTCCTGGCCAACCAGCAGAACAAATACA AATATGAAGAGTGCAAAGACCTCATAAAATCTATGCTGAGGAAAGAGCGACAGTTCAAGGAGGAGAAGCTTGCAGAGCAGCTCAAGCAAGCTGAGGAGCTCAG GCAATATAAAGTCCTGGTTCACTCTCAGGAACGAGAGCTGACCCACTTAAGGGAGAAGTTACGGGAAGGGAGAGATGCCTCCCGCTCATTGAATCAGCATCTCCAGGCCCTCCTCACTCCGGATAAGCCAGACAAGTCCCAGGGGCAGGACCTCCAAGAACAGCTGGCTGAGGGGTGTAGACTGGCACAGCAACTTTTCCAGAAGCTCAGCCCAG AAAATGACgaagatgaggatgaagatgtTCAAGTTGAGGAGGCTGAGAAAGTACTGGAATCATCTGCCCCCAG GGAGGTGCAGAAGGCTGAAGAAAGCAAAGTCCCTGAGGACTCACTGGAGGAATGTGCCATCACTTGTTCAAATAGCCACAGCCCTTGTGACTCCAACCAGCCTCACAAGAACATCAACATCACCTTTGAGGAAGACAAAGTCAACTCAACTCTGGTTGTAGACAGAGAATCCTCTCATGATGAATGTCAGGATGCTGTAAACATTCTCCCAG tccctggcccCACCTCTTCTGCCACAAACGTCAGCATGGTGGTATCAGCCGGCCCCTTGTCCAGCGAGAAGGCAGAGATGAACATTCTAGAAATCAACGAGAAATTGCATCCCCAGCTGGCAGAGAAGAAACAGCAGTTCAGAAACCTCAAAGAGAAATGTTTTGTAACTCAACTGGCCTGCTTCCTGGCCAACCAGCAGAACAAATACA AATATGAAGAGTGCAAAGACCTCATAAAATCTATGCTGAGGAATGAGCGACAGTTCAAGGAGGAGAAGCTTGCAGAGCAGCTCAAGCAAGCTGAGGAGCTCAG GCAATATAAAGTCCTGGTTCACTCTCAGGAACGGGAGCTGACCCAGTTAAGGGAGAAGTTACGGGAAGGGAGAGATGCCTCCCGCTCATTGAATCAGCATCTCCAGGCCCTCCTCACTCCGGATGAGCCAGACAAGTCCCAGGGGCAGGACCTCCAAGAACAGCTGGCTGAGGGGTGTAGACTGGCACAGCACCTTGTCCAAAAGCTCAGCCCAG AAAATGACAATGATGACGATGAAGATGTTCAAGTTGAGGTGGCTGAGAAAGTGCAGGAATCGTCTGCCCCCAG GGAGATGCCGAAGGCTGAAGAAAAGGAAGTCCCTGAGGACTCACTGGAGGAATGTGCCATCACTTGTTCAAATAGCCATGGCCCTTATGACTCCAACCAGCCACATAGGAAAACCAAAATCACATTTGAGGAAGACAAAGTCGACTCAACTCTCATTGGCTCATCCTCTCATGTTGAATGGGAGGATGCTGTACACATTATCCCAG aaaatgaaagtgatgatgaggaagaggaagaaaaagggccAGTGTCTCCCAG GAATCTGCAGGAGTCTGAAGAGGAGGAAGTCCCCCAGGAGTCCTGGGATGAAGGTTATTCGACTCTCTCAATTCCTCCTGAAATGTTGGCCTCGTACCAGTCTTACAGCGGCACATTTCACTCATTAGAGGAACAGCAAGTCTGCATGGCTGTTGACATAGGCG GACATCGGTGGGATCAAGTGAAAAAGGAGGACCAAGAGGCAACAGGTCCCAG gctcagcagggagctgctggatgagaaagggcctgaagtcttgcaggactcactggatagatgttattcaactccttcaggttatcttgaactgactgactcatgccagccctacagaagtgccttttacATATTGGAGCAACAGCGTGTTGGCTGGGCTCTTGACATggatg aaattgaaaagtaccaagaagtggaagaagaccaagacccatcatgccccag gctcagcagggagctgctggatgagaaagagcctgaagtcttgcaggactcactggatagatgttattcgactccttcaggttatcttgaactgcctgacttaggccagccctacagaagtgctgtttactcattggaggaacagtaccttggcttggctcttgacgtggaca gaattaaaaaggaccaggaagaggaagaagaccaaggcccaccatgccccag gctcagcagggagctgctggaggcagtagagcctgaagtcttgcaggactcactggatagatgttattcaactccttccagttgtcttgaacagcctgactcctgcctgccctatggaagttccttttatgcattggaggaaaaacatgttggcttttctcttgacgtgggag aaattgaaaagaaggggaaggggaagaaaagaaggggaagaagatcaacgaagaaaagaaggagaaggggaagaaaagaaggggaagaagatcaaaacccaccatgccccag